One Ardenticatenales bacterium genomic region harbors:
- a CDS encoding histone deacetylase family protein, whose translation MTTPMFFAAQHEGHDPTPLRQPGTHSESYYCEVPRRARLLRDALLAARLVTECVPADGGLEPLLRVHDARMLALLQAAYERFAVEAGAPRVVIPDTYSVGERPRHWPRTIYGQLGWYCFDTSAPIFAGTWPAIYWSAQTALAAAASVRDGQPVAYALCRPPGHHAHADRFGGFCYVNNAGVAADWLARQGQRVAIVDVDYHHGNGTQAIFYDRADVLFCSLHADPYDEYPYYWGHADETGVGAGRGSNLNLPLPLGCDERAYLPALRLALDRVAQFQPDTLLISLGLDTAIGDPTGTFRLEADSFRQIGAAFADLRLPTVVIQEGGYRLDTLGAHAVAFFHGLLHPEPSTINHQPPAIHHPLPTNSEGLAHEYRQ comes from the coding sequence ATGACAACACCGATGTTTTTCGCCGCCCAGCACGAAGGGCATGACCCCACACCACTGCGGCAGCCGGGCACGCATAGCGAGAGCTACTACTGTGAGGTTCCGCGGCGCGCTCGCCTGTTGCGGGATGCGCTGCTGGCCGCGCGCCTGGTGACGGAGTGCGTGCCCGCGGATGGCGGTCTGGAACCGCTGCTGCGCGTGCATGATGCCCGGATGCTCGCTCTCCTGCAAGCGGCCTACGAACGATTTGCCGTGGAAGCCGGCGCGCCGCGCGTGGTCATTCCCGACACGTACAGCGTGGGTGAGCGCCCACGCCATTGGCCGCGCACGATTTACGGCCAGCTTGGTTGGTACTGTTTTGATACGTCGGCTCCGATTTTTGCCGGCACATGGCCGGCCATTTACTGGAGTGCCCAAACGGCCCTGGCTGCCGCCGCCAGTGTACGCGATGGGCAGCCGGTGGCTTATGCGCTATGTCGCCCCCCCGGTCATCATGCTCACGCGGATCGTTTTGGCGGATTTTGTTACGTGAATAATGCCGGCGTCGCCGCCGACTGGTTGGCGCGTCAGGGCCAGCGAGTCGCCATCGTGGACGTAGACTACCACCACGGCAACGGCACACAAGCCATTTTCTATGACCGCGCCGACGTGCTGTTTTGCTCCCTGCACGCCGATCCCTACGACGAGTACCCCTACTACTGGGGGCACGCCGACGAAACCGGCGTGGGAGCCGGACGCGGCAGCAACCTCAACCTGCCCCTCCCGCTGGGGTGCGACGAACGCGCCTACCTCCCGGCCCTGCGCCTCGCCCTGGACAGGGTGGCCCAATTCCAACCCGACACCCTGCTTATTTCCCTCGGCCTGGACACCGCCATCGGCGATCCCACCGGTACCTTTCGCCTGGAAGCCGACTCGTTCCGGCAAATAGGCGCGGCCTTTGCCGACCTGCGCCTGCCCACGGTCGTCATCCAGGAGGGGGGGTATCGCCTGGACACCCTCGGCGCGCACGCCGTAGCCTTTTTCCACGGCCTGCTACACCCCGAACCATCAACTATCAACCACCAACCACCAGCTATCCACCATCCACTGCCCACGAATTCCGAAGGACTTGCCCATGAGTACCGACAATAG
- a CDS encoding exo-alpha-sialidase — MMSRWTVRAGLLLLLAGVLWLGGEMPAQATPTTANNAPTWETAPPGNLVSLNANLGADRAVIRVAPNGQLMTVFNRYNTAIGDKQPDPYYSLSNDDGQTWSPPAPIYQSGGTTSLYVTLTYDANNAAHAVWVENLALAYSKKSNWPGEPTYLSEPEDSPGALHPQLVSSGSNTLDAVWAEGSASTPRIYHKRSTNGGSSWTANTIPPSPYNASYPSLSIGPTGKLHMVWEDNLLDEFRVYYAEGTPAGSTVSWSNPILISGSLTKARRPQVLVNGNSVMVTFTRRNSDNQQWIYLTECTGQCLDANNWDNAGIISGQVVGVNTTDPTILISSMLQIGPCTFVYFHGTQPSAPPPLNENELIWGVNSCDGWGALRDEVTLASARSLYPVLAASEDHLHLVYETNSTGSRQIFHMRALPPADVNAPVFLPFVARSN, encoded by the coding sequence GTGATGTCACGATGGACGGTGCGCGCCGGTTTGCTATTGTTGCTGGCGGGAGTGCTGTGGTTGGGAGGAGAAATGCCGGCACAAGCCACCCCCACCACCGCCAACAATGCCCCCACCTGGGAAACCGCCCCGCCAGGCAATCTCGTCTCCCTCAACGCCAACCTCGGCGCCGACCGCGCCGTCATCCGCGTCGCCCCCAACGGCCAGCTCATGACGGTCTTCAATCGCTACAACACCGCCATCGGCGACAAACAACCCGACCCCTACTATAGCCTCTCCAACGACGATGGGCAGACATGGTCCCCCCCTGCACCCATCTACCAGAGCGGCGGCACCACCTCCCTCTACGTCACCCTCACCTACGACGCCAACAACGCCGCCCACGCCGTGTGGGTGGAAAACCTCGCCCTGGCATACTCGAAGAAATCTAACTGGCCCGGCGAGCCAACCTATCTCTCCGAACCGGAGGACTCACCCGGCGCGCTCCATCCCCAGCTTGTCTCCAGTGGCAGCAACACACTCGACGCAGTCTGGGCGGAAGGAAGTGCCAGCACGCCCAGGATATACCATAAACGTTCGACCAACGGCGGCAGCAGTTGGACGGCGAACACCATCCCCCCATCTCCCTACAATGCCAGCTACCCTAGTCTTTCGATTGGCCCCACGGGCAAGCTGCATATGGTCTGGGAAGACAACCTCCTGGATGAGTTCCGCGTCTACTATGCCGAAGGCACGCCTGCCGGCAGCACCGTCTCCTGGAGCAATCCGATTCTGATCTCTGGCAGCCTGACGAAAGCACGACGACCGCAAGTGCTGGTCAACGGCAATTCCGTCATGGTCACGTTCACGCGGCGCAACTCGGACAACCAGCAGTGGATTTACCTGACGGAATGCACGGGGCAATGCCTGGACGCAAACAACTGGGACAATGCCGGCATCATTTCCGGTCAGGTCGTCGGCGTCAACACCACCGACCCCACGATTCTTATCTCCAGTATGCTACAAATTGGCCCCTGCACCTTCGTCTACTTCCACGGAACCCAGCCCTCCGCGCCGCCGCCGCTCAATGAAAACGAACTCATCTGGGGCGTCAACAGTTGCGATGGGTGGGGCGCGCTGCGTGATGAAGTCACCCTCGCCAGCGCCCGCTCCCTCTATCCCGTCCTGGCCGCTTCCGAGGACCATCTGCATCTGGTCTACGAAACCAATAGCACCGGCAGCCGCCAGATATTTCATATGCGCGCCCTCCCACCCGCCGACGTAAACGCCCCCGTCTTCCTGCCCTTCGTGGCCAGGAGCAATTAA
- a CDS encoding pilus assembly protein CpaE, translating into MSTDNRPRQAPVIDLALARRLKEAGLVWTPSWHDFFAIPDSGLDDRVFVLSDMTIDVQIQQGWPALTFNGAVEWSLDYVLQADALWLPTESQLRHLLQVRLADAPQPAVTLLCHPDRFECRLALLAGGRAFTALEAVDAYGLALLFLLEGGGA; encoded by the coding sequence ATGAGTACCGACAATAGACCGCGACAGGCCCCTGTGATTGACCTTGCTCTGGCCCGTCGGCTCAAAGAAGCCGGGCTGGTCTGGACGCCTTCCTGGCACGATTTCTTCGCCATCCCGGATAGCGGCCTGGATGACCGCGTCTTCGTCCTTAGCGACATGACGATTGACGTGCAGATTCAACAGGGATGGCCCGCCCTCACCTTCAACGGCGCGGTGGAGTGGTCGCTGGACTATGTGCTACAGGCGGACGCGCTCTGGCTGCCCACGGAGTCCCAACTGCGCCACCTGCTGCAAGTGCGCCTGGCGGACGCGCCGCAGCCCGCCGTCACCCTTCTTTGCCACCCCGACCGGTTTGAATGCCGTCTGGCGCTGTTGGCTGGCGGGCGCGCTTTCACGGCGCTGGAAGCTGTTGACGCTTATGGTCTGGCGCTTCTTTTCTTGCTGGAAGGAGGCGGTGCGTGA
- a CDS encoding pilus assembly protein: MMSNHRKTERGQTLVEFSLVIIVLLMLAFVIIESGRILWAWNTVQNAARDGARYGSTGQFDPAFQFEHNPRVASIKAVTHNNLAGLRLNEDAGALYEDEYYYNIEVLGVPLTDTTQFYPDNAGGPGLPLVVRVTYRVPLIAPVLSGIIDSIPVKGQSVINNEPFGSLGNSDQGQGLPPPVPIIPTSGPTPTPSPSPTATATDTPGPTPTGTATNTPPPAQVCATRFEGDLIAGTDFANVTGEIDEVVTVIDLNTGDTLGSDVLVELAGHACHGFTDFFPNNLSQTLILGHVILVQSSNGTEDTAIVIGATSTPTPTPTTIPTTSPTPTLTPTATPSPTPVNPYIALSSDCGTGPAVQFTVFGFGWPNSLDVNLFFDNDLQTIIPAGHGGSLPPQTWSFPNVSNGLHQVKAITLNGPQDVVDYLVPCPNITPTPATATPTSTPAPADLVFVGPPVLISTPPIVEYRPLDFSVSISNTGNIDINDQFFVDLYFDPPLVFSNTIPLTYSVGYMGISALPGGQGRTLYLRTYDGFSGNLSEHYVYSMVDSLEEISEGDEFNNIVGPTVITNVVPGPSPTPTPAPIIGTNSISGVVKARLSDWFVQYRAVVKLINASTGLVMGTTLTDEDGIYEFLNLADGTYTLVACQQIDNIWFQGLRTSIVVPPSTPLADIWMRDQQLGVCP; the protein is encoded by the coding sequence ATGATGAGCAACCACAGAAAAACAGAACGCGGTCAAACGCTGGTGGAGTTTTCGCTCGTAATCATCGTGCTCCTCATGTTGGCTTTTGTGATTATTGAAAGCGGACGCATTTTGTGGGCATGGAACACGGTACAAAATGCGGCACGTGATGGCGCGCGCTACGGCAGCACCGGTCAATTCGACCCCGCCTTCCAGTTTGAGCATAACCCGCGCGTGGCCTCCATCAAAGCCGTCACGCATAACAACCTGGCCGGGCTGCGCCTGAACGAAGACGCCGGAGCGCTCTACGAAGATGAGTATTACTACAACATTGAGGTGCTGGGCGTGCCGCTGACGGACACCACGCAGTTCTACCCGGATAATGCCGGCGGTCCCGGTCTCCCCCTCGTGGTGCGCGTTACCTATCGCGTGCCGTTGATCGCGCCCGTCCTCAGCGGCATCATCGATTCGATTCCCGTAAAAGGGCAGTCGGTTATCAATAATGAGCCGTTTGGTTCGCTGGGTAATTCCGACCAGGGCCAAGGGTTGCCTCCGCCCGTGCCCATCATTCCCACATCCGGCCCTACGCCAACACCCAGCCCCAGTCCGACGGCCACGGCCACGGATACACCGGGTCCCACGCCGACCGGCACGGCGACGAATACGCCCCCGCCGGCCCAGGTTTGCGCCACGCGATTTGAGGGCGATTTAATTGCCGGCACGGACTTCGCCAACGTCACCGGCGAAATTGACGAGGTCGTCACCGTCATCGATCTGAACACCGGCGACACCCTCGGCTCCGACGTATTGGTGGAACTGGCGGGTCACGCCTGCCACGGCTTCACGGACTTCTTCCCCAACAACCTCTCGCAAACGCTGATCCTGGGACACGTCATCCTGGTGCAATCCTCCAACGGCACGGAGGACACGGCCATCGTCATCGGGGCCACCTCCACCCCAACCCCCACGCCGACGACCATCCCCACCACCTCCCCCACCCCCACCCTCACGCCCACGGCCACCCCTTCGCCCACGCCCGTCAATCCATACATTGCCCTTTCCTCTGATTGCGGCACGGGACCGGCGGTGCAGTTCACAGTATTTGGCTTTGGCTGGCCCAATTCGCTAGATGTGAACCTGTTCTTTGATAACGACCTGCAAACCATCATCCCCGCCGGGCATGGCGGCTCGCTGCCACCACAGACGTGGTCGTTCCCCAACGTAAGCAACGGTCTGCATCAGGTCAAGGCCATCACGTTGAACGGGCCGCAAGATGTCGTCGATTACCTGGTTCCCTGCCCGAACATAACCCCCACGCCGGCCACGGCCACCCCCACCAGCACACCCGCGCCGGCCGACCTGGTGTTCGTGGGGCCACCCGTGTTAATCAGCACGCCACCTATCGTCGAATACCGCCCGCTGGATTTCAGCGTTTCCATCAGCAATACCGGCAACATTGACATTAACGATCAGTTCTTTGTAGACCTCTATTTTGACCCGCCGCTGGTGTTCAGCAACACCATTCCGCTGACATACAGCGTGGGCTACATGGGCATTAGCGCCCTGCCGGGCGGCCAGGGACGCACGCTCTATCTGCGCACCTATGACGGTTTCTCCGGCAACCTGTCCGAGCATTATGTTTATAGCATGGTGGACTCGCTGGAGGAAATCAGCGAAGGAGATGAGTTTAACAATATCGTCGGTCCCACGGTGATCACGAACGTGGTCCCCGGTCCCTCGCCCACGCCGACGCCAGCCCCCATTATCGGCACGAATTCGATCAGCGGCGTGGTCAAGGCGCGGTTGAGCGACTGGTTTGTGCAGTATCGCGCGGTGGTGAAGTTGATTAACGCCTCCACGGGGCTGGTCATGGGCACGACGCTGACGGATGAAGATGGTATTTATGAGTTCCTGAATCTGGCCGATGGCACGTATACGCTGGTGGCATGCCAACAAATTGACAATATCTGGTTCCAGGGATTGCGTACGAGTATCGTCGTGCCGCCGTCCACGCCGTTGGCGGATATTTGGATGCGAGATCAGCAGTTAGGAGTATGCCCGTGA
- a CDS encoding AAA family ATPase, translated as MLENVHITNFRLFKDFSIGDLARVNLIVGKNNAGKSSLLEAVFLLVSQDSFDVLFQILEMRGEISFVGSSRRRAYEVAHIFSGHALQDGASIRLVNWKILCAF; from the coding sequence ATGCTTGAGAATGTACACATCACGAATTTTCGGCTGTTCAAGGATTTCTCGATTGGCGATTTGGCGCGTGTGAACCTGATCGTTGGCAAGAACAATGCCGGCAAAAGCAGTTTGCTCGAAGCCGTTTTCTTGCTGGTCAGTCAGGACTCGTTTGATGTGCTTTTTCAAATACTGGAAATGCGTGGCGAAATTTCGTTTGTGGGAAGCTCGCGCCGTCGTGCCTATGAGGTCGCGCACATCTTTTCTGGACATGCGCTCCAGGATGGGGCCTCAATTCGCCTGGTGAACTGGAAGATTTTGTGCGCTTTTTAG
- a CDS encoding TIGR03663 family protein, with the protein MTELITPPPAAPQPVAPATDRPSPQSRLWTAALVIDWEKALYLLFIALAFITRFWGLGDRVMSHDESLHTQYSYQYYIGDGYEHTPLMHGPFLFHATAFSYWLFGAANDFTARVPVALLGVLLVFIPYFLRDWIGRKGALFASFLFLISPYITYYSRYIRHDIYIIIWAMIVVIAMWYYMRQRQEKYLYWFAAGVALMFCTKEVSFIYVAIFGSFLVMRLAVLLWTSDWFRDALPKLSQAAILLGVAILLLGAGFGGKYITGREVASQAVPTESSSGFAANPNEAQPAADTGTAGGNGIVFRWLEIAGIGAFAAAILIGVSKLRPRLDDYPEFDLILLFSTLVLPTVSPLLTTLAGWNPRDYSFNQCYPPGSENLSSLQLFFARITDGSCYNAFFTSGLVRSGIFLVFTLIVAILVGLWWNRRRWLIAAAVFHSIFLILYTSVFTNPGGWTSGMIGSLGYWLEQQGVARGGQPWFYYFFAMPFYEFLPLLLTLLAAAYWTRRHRLHQIAGYWLGILTGGLFAGSIVNLLVYRGKVAQAIALANAQAEGAGQPLPDPLRIRADVPTSWTPLLITFLVIVVVGLVYWFLVRRGQIRAKYQLQDGEYGHVSATTFVDFVPFLFWWFLLTFVIYTVAGEKMPWLSTHFVIPMALAGGWYLQQRFADFHLRDLWNRHAFLLIGVSVALVGAAFLAFGPLLLGKVPFGQQEQANLAAVGRLLGSFLMFGGMVYVWRLAAARSEAPNGEAAIRQRIPLITLLIILGAVTIRFTYMANFPNADYTNEFLVYAHGAPSTKDIVMQQIDELSLRLNGDKSMKVAFDNVSSWPYLWYLRDYPNRIYYGENPGSNILDAPVILVGDTNYSKVEPLVGEDYEMTSHIFLWWPMEEYRKLGWNALIGDNLTPADQRRGLGKPAVRQALWDIFWLRDYTQYGEVFGGSYTAGQWPLRRPLRLYIRKDVYADLWDYGAAAAAYEPPPNPYAEGELTPVASLSIGTTGSGPGQLMGPHNVAVAGNGMVYVLDAGNSRVAVFNPDGSFVTSWGQAGDQPGQFNDPWGIAVNDEFVFVADTWNYRIQKFTRDGQVVLTFGASGSPAEGQSGGGLFYGPRDIILLPDNRLLVTDTGNHRLQLFDQDGNFLQSVGSLGSLLGQMHEPVGLALGPTGDIFLADTWNSRIQRFSADLVPLSEWKISAWKGQSIVNKPYLAVDSGGRLYVTDPEGYRILIFNAGGQYLGRFGAFGTDLLQFGLPQGIAVDAQNNVYVVDSANNRVLKFNAADIGGSLPTP; encoded by the coding sequence ATGACCGAATTGATTACACCTCCGCCCGCCGCCCCCCAACCGGTGGCCCCCGCAACTGACCGGCCATCGCCGCAAAGCCGCCTCTGGACGGCGGCCCTGGTCATCGATTGGGAAAAAGCCCTCTACTTGTTGTTCATCGCGCTCGCCTTCATCACCCGTTTCTGGGGGTTGGGCGACCGCGTTATGAGTCACGACGAAAGTCTGCATACGCAGTACTCCTATCAATACTACATTGGCGACGGCTACGAACACACGCCGCTGATGCACGGCCCCTTTCTGTTCCACGCCACCGCCTTTTCCTACTGGCTCTTTGGCGCGGCCAATGACTTCACCGCCCGCGTGCCCGTGGCCCTCCTCGGCGTCCTCCTCGTCTTCATCCCCTATTTCCTGCGCGATTGGATCGGACGAAAAGGCGCGCTATTCGCCAGTTTCCTCTTCCTCATCTCTCCCTACATCACCTACTATTCCCGCTACATTCGTCACGACATCTACATCATCATCTGGGCCATGATCGTCGTCATCGCCATGTGGTATTACATGCGCCAACGGCAAGAGAAATACCTGTATTGGTTTGCCGCCGGCGTGGCCTTGATGTTCTGCACAAAGGAAGTCTCGTTTATCTACGTGGCTATTTTTGGCAGTTTTCTGGTGATGCGCCTGGCCGTCTTGCTCTGGACGAGTGATTGGTTCCGTGACGCTTTGCCCAAACTATCGCAGGCGGCGATTTTATTGGGCGTGGCCATTCTCCTCTTGGGTGCGGGCTTTGGCGGCAAATACATAACCGGGCGCGAGGTGGCGAGTCAGGCCGTGCCGACGGAGAGCAGCAGCGGCTTTGCGGCGAATCCAAATGAGGCCCAGCCCGCGGCGGACACGGGAACGGCGGGTGGCAATGGGATAGTGTTTCGCTGGTTGGAAATTGCCGGCATTGGCGCTTTCGCCGCCGCCATCCTCATTGGGGTATCCAAACTGCGCCCGCGGTTAGACGACTATCCCGAATTCGACCTCATCCTCCTCTTCTCCACCCTCGTCCTCCCCACCGTTTCCCCGCTGCTCACCACCCTCGCCGGCTGGAATCCCCGCGACTACAGCTTCAACCAATGCTACCCGCCGGGCAGCGAAAACCTCTCCTCACTACAACTCTTCTTCGCCCGCATCACGGATGGCTCCTGCTACAACGCCTTCTTCACCTCCGGCCTGGTGCGCTCCGGCATCTTCCTCGTCTTCACCCTCATCGTCGCCATTCTCGTCGGTCTCTGGTGGAACAGACGACGCTGGCTCATCGCCGCCGCCGTCTTCCACAGCATCTTCCTTATCCTGTACACCTCCGTCTTCACCAATCCCGGCGGCTGGACCAGCGGCATGATCGGTTCGCTGGGGTACTGGTTGGAGCAGCAAGGCGTGGCGCGCGGCGGCCAGCCCTGGTTCTACTACTTCTTCGCCATGCCGTTTTATGAGTTTCTGCCGCTGCTGCTCACGCTACTGGCAGCCGCGTATTGGACCAGGCGGCATCGTCTGCACCAGATAGCCGGTTACTGGTTGGGCATACTCACGGGTGGGCTTTTTGCCGGCAGCATCGTCAACCTCCTCGTCTACCGCGGCAAAGTCGCCCAGGCCATCGCCCTGGCTAATGCGCAGGCCGAAGGCGCGGGGCAACCTCTGCCCGATCCTCTCCGCATCCGCGCCGACGTCCCCACCAGTTGGACGCCATTGTTGATCACCTTCCTCGTCATCGTCGTCGTGGGCCTGGTCTACTGGTTTCTCGTCCGTCGCGGCCAGATTCGCGCCAAATACCAGTTACAGGACGGCGAGTACGGCCACGTCAGCGCCACCACCTTCGTGGATTTCGTCCCCTTCCTCTTCTGGTGGTTCCTCCTCACCTTCGTCATCTACACTGTGGCCGGGGAAAAAATGCCCTGGCTCAGCACCCACTTCGTCATCCCCATGGCCCTGGCCGGCGGCTGGTACTTGCAGCAGCGATTTGCCGATTTTCACCTGCGCGACCTGTGGAACCGCCACGCCTTCCTCCTGATCGGCGTCAGCGTCGCCCTCGTGGGAGCGGCATTCCTCGCTTTTGGCCCTTTGCTGCTGGGCAAAGTCCCATTCGGCCAACAAGAGCAGGCCAATCTGGCCGCGGTGGGCCGACTGCTGGGCAGCTTCCTCATGTTCGGCGGCATGGTGTACGTCTGGCGGCTGGCGGCGGCGCGTAGCGAGGCTCCCAACGGGGAGGCCGCCATTCGCCAGCGCATCCCCCTGATCACCCTGCTCATCATCCTCGGCGCCGTCACCATTCGCTTCACCTACATGGCAAACTTCCCCAACGCCGATTACACCAATGAATTCCTCGTTTACGCTCATGGCGCGCCTTCCACCAAAGACATCGTCATGCAGCAGATCGACGAGCTATCTCTGCGCTTGAATGGGGACAAGAGCATGAAGGTGGCCTTTGACAATGTTAGCTCCTGGCCCTACCTCTGGTATCTGCGGGACTATCCCAACCGCATCTATTACGGAGAGAATCCGGGCAGCAATATCCTGGACGCGCCCGTAATCCTCGTCGGCGACACGAACTATAGTAAAGTTGAGCCGCTGGTAGGCGAAGATTATGAGATGACGAGCCACATTTTCCTCTGGTGGCCGATGGAGGAGTATCGCAAGCTGGGGTGGAATGCCCTTATTGGCGACAATCTGACTCCGGCGGATCAGCGGCGCGGACTGGGCAAGCCCGCCGTGCGCCAGGCGCTGTGGGACATCTTCTGGCTACGCGACTACACGCAATACGGCGAGGTTTTCGGCGGCAGCTACACGGCGGGTCAATGGCCGCTGCGTCGCCCGCTGCGCCTGTATATCCGCAAGGACGTGTACGCGGATTTGTGGGACTATGGGGCGGCGGCGGCGGCGTATGAACCGCCCCCCAATCCTTACGCGGAAGGGGAATTGACGCCGGTTGCCAGTCTGTCGATTGGCACGACGGGGTCGGGTCCGGGGCAGTTGATGGGGCCGCATAATGTGGCTGTGGCCGGTAATGGGATGGTTTATGTGCTGGATGCCGGCAACAGCCGTGTCGCCGTCTTCAATCCAGATGGATCATTTGTCACCAGTTGGGGGCAGGCGGGCGACCAGCCGGGCCAATTCAACGACCCCTGGGGCATCGCCGTCAACGACGAATTCGTTTTCGTGGCCGATACCTGGAACTACCGCATTCAGAAGTTTACGCGGGACGGGCAAGTCGTCCTCACCTTTGGGGCCAGCGGCTCCCCCGCCGAAGGACAGAGCGGTGGCGGCCTCTTCTACGGCCCGCGTGACATCATCCTCCTGCCCGACAACCGCCTGCTGGTCACGGACACGGGCAATCATCGGCTGCAACTGTTTGACCAGGACGGCAATTTCCTGCAATCGGTTGGTTCCCTGGGCAGCCTGCTGGGACAAATGCACGAACCCGTGGGACTGGCGCTGGGGCCAACCGGCGACATCTTCCTGGCCGATACGTGGAACAGCCGCATACAGCGCTTCTCCGCGGACCTGGTTCCGTTATCGGAGTGGAAAATCAGCGCCTGGAAAGGGCAATCCATCGTTAACAAGCCCTACCTGGCCGTGGACAGCGGCGGTCGCCTCTATGTAACCGACCCCGAAGGGTATCGTATCCTCATCTTCAACGCCGGCGGGCAATATCTGGGGCGGTTCGGTGCGTTCGGCACGGATCTGTTGCAGTTTGGCCTGCCGCAAGGCATTGCCGTGGACGCGCAAAACAATGTGTACGTCGTGGACAGCGCCAACAACCGCGTGCTGAAATTCAATGCCGCCGACATCGGCGGCAGCCTCCCCACCCCCTGA
- a CDS encoding methyltransferase domain-containing protein: MFNEERAQRVARDYLRNGLDPRAGKLAALVATHGHESESLLDVGCGTGGLHQELLRRNVVRQAVAVDASAASLAAARANAETLRLTESVNYFQRDFAQEPEAFAAADVVVMDRVICCYPYLQTLLGAAARRARHLMVISFPYDDWWVRWPFRALDAALTLIGSGYHPFLHPLPQVLAVAEEAGLRPIHQDHYRIWRIIAFARD, translated from the coding sequence ATGTTCAATGAGGAGCGGGCACAGCGAGTGGCCCGTGACTACTTGCGGAATGGCCTGGACCCGCGTGCCGGCAAATTGGCGGCACTGGTTGCCACGCACGGACACGAATCGGAGAGCCTGTTGGACGTCGGTTGCGGCACGGGCGGACTGCACCAGGAACTGCTGCGGCGCAATGTGGTGCGGCAGGCCGTGGCCGTTGATGCGTCGGCGGCTTCCCTGGCGGCGGCGCGTGCTAATGCGGAAACGCTGCGCCTGACGGAATCCGTCAACTATTTCCAGCGAGATTTCGCGCAGGAGCCAGAGGCGTTTGCGGCCGCGGATGTAGTCGTTATGGACCGGGTGATTTGTTGCTACCCCTATCTGCAAACGCTGCTGGGCGCGGCGGCGAGGCGGGCGCGCCATCTTATGGTCATCAGCTTCCCCTATGATGATTGGTGGGTGCGCTGGCCTTTTCGCGCCCTGGACGCGGCCCTCACCTTGATTGGCAGCGGTTATCACCCGTTCCTCCATCCGCTGCCGCAGGTGTTGGCCGTGGCGGAGGAGGCCGGCTTGCGCCCGATTCACCAGGACCACTACCGCATCTGGCGCATTATCGCCTTTGCCCGCGACTAG
- a CDS encoding zf-HC2 domain-containing protein, giving the protein MEQAHVFNLISDYVLGLLPASERLLVEQHAAGCGLCRQQLDSERALSRRLHDTLAALPAPHPLRLAQWQPTPPARRRPAVLHHVWHKGWVTIGLLVMIFAGTLYLRPLGDKHNTLWPAPGPYVIATATEQPTITATATKTANQIDPAETPTVAATPIAALPILTGSE; this is encoded by the coding sequence ATGGAACAAGCACACGTTTTCAACTTGATTTCAGATTATGTTTTGGGGCTGCTGCCGGCATCTGAGCGGCTCCTTGTCGAACAACATGCGGCGGGGTGCGGTTTATGCCGGCAGCAACTGGACAGTGAACGCGCCCTCAGCCGGCGTCTGCACGACACCCTGGCGGCGCTGCCCGCCCCGCATCCACTGCGGCTGGCGCAGTGGCAGCCCACGCCACCGGCCCGCCGCCGGCCCGCCGTTTTGCACCATGTCTGGCACAAAGGATGGGTGACGATTGGTTTGTTGGTGATGATTTTTGCCGGCACGCTCTACCTGCGCCCTCTGGGCGACAAGCACAACACCCTCTGGCCCGCCCCCGGCCCCTACGTCATCGCCACGGCCACGGAGCAACCCACCATCACCGCCACCGCCACGAAGACGGCCAACCAGATCGACCCCGCCGAAACGCCCACCGTCGCCGCCACGCCCATCGCCGCCCTGCCCATCCTCACCGGCAGCGAGTGA
- a CDS encoding winged helix DNA-binding domain-containing protein, with the protein MNQSGPLAVTARQVRWFRFRRSGLARPLPSAEAVVAGLVGVQAQILPASALALWHRTPQLDHAAFDQMLHKTRTLVKLWSFRSTLHLHCSDEWPLIYAATWQKGMTYYERRMIKNGGNVAEFHEGIRRVTDLLRQRQTMTRTDLRAADIGLSDTMLSSWGGIFSELVHRGLACHAGQNGGEAVFAWREH; encoded by the coding sequence GTGAATCAATCCGGGCCATTGGCCGTGACGGCGCGACAGGTACGCTGGTTTCGCTTTCGTCGCTCCGGGCTGGCGCGCCCGCTGCCATCCGCGGAGGCGGTGGTGGCGGGATTGGTGGGGGTGCAGGCGCAGATATTGCCGGCATCCGCCCTCGCCCTCTGGCACCGCACCCCCCAACTCGATCATGCCGCGTTTGACCAAATGCTGCACAAAACCCGCACCCTGGTCAAACTGTGGAGCTTCCGTAGCACCCTGCACCTGCATTGCAGTGATGAATGGCCCCTCATTTATGCTGCCACCTGGCAAAAAGGCATGACCTACTATGAGCGGCGCATGATCAAAAATGGGGGCAACGTCGCCGAATTTCACGAAGGCATCCGCCGCGTGACGGACTTGCTGCGCCAGCGCCAAACCATGACGCGCACCGACTTGCGCGCCGCCGACATTGGTCTCAGCGATACCATGCTCTCTTCCTGGGGCGGCATCTTCAGCGAGCTGGTACACCGTGGTTTAGCCTGTCATGCCGGCCAAAACGGGGGCGAGGCCGTATTCGCCTGGCGCGAACATTGA